The proteins below come from a single Triticum aestivum cultivar Chinese Spring chromosome 5D, IWGSC CS RefSeq v2.1, whole genome shotgun sequence genomic window:
- the LOC123123645 gene encoding uncharacterized protein isoform X2, translated as MLCLGSGGGDRSQAYGGGRGAPTGGRRGGRKRTAFVWPSASPWPHTGADQHGVVFPWPAPIWPPLAHPCGPAPGAFPASSPARPPPASAPPTPVPSSATIGKELEERPFPFVLPAAEKAPAVAPVSRKQLARPARLGAGTVAMIRPNRRRRAGGRGAPTGFPPGPSAPPWPHEGVYQHGIVLPGTAATMRANHRRRARGRGGGRVPTDFLWPPPGESAPPWTHEGACQHGVVFTGPALTPSARAYAYAPSSTPSPAVASSQAGLPAAEKTPKVDTALVSKKGPAHLSRPGARNVGANRLLINVGYNMLPCYAPWPKITQADVRKYMIVFIKVDRDGDGKITPEEARNLFLSWRLPREILRKVWDLSDQDKDGMLSFKEFCFAVYLMERFREQRPLPDVLPDGIWAEGISLPSTGQFAENPSGLAPHPSAGVTSRAMQGPHPGMPPSSVKQQHRRPLHFDDDTMQTEPQKPKVPALEKHLVGQLSKEEGNALEAKFKEASDADKKVQELEKEILDSWDKTDYHRTKMQELILYKSRCDNRFNEVSESMSADKREVSINRESKSRPVDMQEFQSITNNHCYTQPVREVSMSSSSPSSSRMIGISKIQVIVYIGNFSPFPMQFEDNSTIEHIVCAAFQKQNINKFDAIIRVNSRNAYLQDTLSYLNINNDKECSLYIGPRLRGGQPPSSSKCPVPPSTELFIKYLSRLGDELFDVVLLPSDPDIDFVGMVPYFVSLGLQGIEIAKMLFELLESYHERQKCVSRFILANLDYDSTSKKLLFRGGVRIVDFDHNNYCENMFDAGTVLSEIFRFDELKLLAGYSGIRIPPGTANNNGKIPKLVQLLIHDLQTGIRVFPGAGMSKRARAYFRCHVGVMTPAARLAFWLTSELHFEYMGGEQVLDGFIGELRVPDWSTYAIRSPAMMTVYLWRNYNTSSMGCQLSCSRNFLSHARENLGALMSEKQAEAYLNIVFEWLLYYLLLKSSFPGAVINWNKRPLPPALPPPPPPYPVPAGPAPRQLKFSNNFTFDQLIDTSGYLGDC; from the exons ATGCTCTGCCTCGGGAGCGGCGGCGGAGACCGGAGCCAGGCGTACGGCGGCGGGCGGGGGGCGCCGACGGGAGGACGCCGAGGCGGGCGGAAGCGCACCGCCTTCGTGTGGCCGTCAGCATCACCGTGGCCTCACACGGGCGCGGACCAGCATGGGGTCGTCTTCCCCTGGCCCGCGCCGATTTGGCCGCCCCTGGCGCACCCCTGCGGGCCTGCTCCGGGCGCATTCCCCGCGTCCTCACCGGCCCGCCCACCCCCCGCTTCCGCTCCACCAACTCCGGTGCCGTCGTCCGCGACTATCGGTAAGGAGCTCGAGGAGAGACCGTTCCCCTTCGTCTTGCCTGCGGCGGAGAAGGCGCCCGCGGTCGCGCCGGTTTCCAGGAAGCAGCTCGCCCGACCTGCCCGTCTCGGGGCCGGGACCGTCGCGATGATCCGCCCGAATCGCAGGCGCCGGGCGGGAGGGCGCGGCGCGCCCACCGGCTTCCCTCCGGGCCCGTCGGCACCGCCATGGCCTCACGAGGGCGTGTACCAGCACGGCATCGTCTTACCCGGGACCGCCGCGACGATGCGCGCGAACCACCGGCGCCGGGCGAGAGGACGCGGAGGTGGCCGCGTGCCCACCGACTTCCTGTGGCCGCCTCCAGGCGAGTCGGCACCGCCGTGGACACACGAGGGCGCGTGCCAGCATGGTGTCGTCTTCACCGGGCCCGCGCTGACTCCGTCGGCCCGGGCGTACGCCTACGCGCCCTCTTCTACGCCCTCGCCAGCGGTCGCGTCGTCGCAGGCGGGCCTGCCCGCGGCGGAGAAGACGCCCAAGGTTGACACCGCGCTGGTCTCCAAGAAGGGCCCTGCCCACCTCTCGCGTCCCGGGGCCAGGAACGTCGGCGCGAACCGCTTGCTCATCAACGTCGGCTACAACATGTTACCCTGCTAT GCCCCATGGCCCAAGATCACTCAAGCAGATGTCAGGAAATATATGATTGTGTTTATTAAGGTCGACAGAGATGGAGATGGGAAGATTACTCCTGAAGAGGCAAGGAATTTGTTTTTAAGTTGGCGGTTGCCAAGAG AGATCTTAAGGAAGGTGTGGGATTTATCCGACCAGGATAAGGATGGGATGCTGTCCTTCAAGGAATTTTGTTTTGCTGTGTACTTAATGGAGAGGTTCCGAGAGCAGCGACCACTTCCTGATGTATTACCAGATGGTATTTGGGCGGAGGGAATTTCACTACCCTCTACTGGCCAGTTTGCAGAAAACCCTAGTGGCCTGGCTCCCCATCCAAGTGCTG GGGTTACAAGTAGAGCAATGCAAGGACCACATCCTGGAATGCCTCCTTCATCTGTGAAGCAACAACATCGAAGGCCTCTTCATTTTGATGATGATACTATGCAAACTGAACCACAAAAACCTAAGGTCCCAGCATTGGAGAAACATTTGGTTGGCCAGCTTAGCAAAGAGGAAGGAAATGCACTTGAAGCGAAGTTCAAGGAAGCTTCAGATGCCGATAAAAAG GTTCAAGAGTTGGAAAAGGAAATACTGGATTCCTGGGATAAGACTGATTACCATCGCACCAAGATGCAGGAGCTT ATTCTCTACAAGAGTAGGTgtgataacaggtttaatgaagtCTCAGAAAGTATGTCTGCTGATAAGCGTGAG GTTTCTATTAACAGAGAATCAAAATCAAGGCCTGTAGACATGCAAGAGTTTCAGTCCATTACCAACAATCATTGCTATAC CCAGCCTGTTAGAGAGGTGTCAATGTCGTCATCCTCACCATCCTCTAGCAGGATGATTGGGATCTCAAAAATTCAG GTTATTGTATATATTGGCAACTTTAGCCCGTTCCCGATGCAATTTGAAGACAATTCTACAATTGAGCACATTGTGTGTGCAGCTTTTCAAAAACAAAATATCAACAAATTTGATGCAATCATCCGAGTGAATAGCCGCAATGCTTATCTTCAGGATACATTGTCTTATTTGAACATTAATAACGACAAAGAGTGTAGTCTCTATATCGGTCCTCGGCTACGGGGAGGTCAACCTCCTTCAAG CTCTAAATGCCCTGTCCCTCCAAGTACTGAGTTATTCATCAAATATTTATCAAGGCTTGGGGATGAACTATTCGACGTGGTACTTCTTCCATCAGATCCAGACATAGACTTTGTCGGTATGGTTCCATATTTTGTTTCTCTGGGATTACAAGGTATTGAGATAGCTAAAATGCTTTTTGAGCTTCTTGAAAGTTACCATGAGAGACAGAAGTGTGTTTCACGTTTCATCTTGGCAAACCTTGATTATGATAGTACCTCCAAAAAATTACTGTTTAGAGGCGGTGTACGAATAGTGGATTTTGATCACAATAACTACTGCGAGAATATGTTTGATGCTGGCACGGTTTTATCTGAAATATTCCGGTTCGATGAGTTGAAGCTCCTGGCCGGTTATTCTGGAATACGGATACCACCTGGGACTGCTAACAATAATGGCAAGATCCCCAAGCTTGTACAGCTTTTGATTCATGACCTGCAAACTGGAATAAGAGTATTCCCTGGTGCTGGCATGAGCAAGCGTGCAAGGGCTTATTTCCGCTGCCATGTCGGTGTGATGACCCCGGCTGCACGCCTAGCCTTTTGGTTAACATCGGAGTTACACTTTGAATATATGGGCGGTGAGCAAGTTCTGGATGGTTTTATCGGTGAACTCCGTGTACCTGATTGGTCAACATATGCAATCCGTTCACCTGCAATGATGACAGTATATCTTTGGCGGAATTACAACACCTCCTCCATGGGATGCCAATTGTCCTGTTCGCGTAATTTTTTAAGTCATGCTCGAGAAAATTTAGGTGCCCTG aTGTCAGAAAAACAGGCTGAGGCGTACCTGAACATTGTGTTTGAGTGGCTGTTGTACTACCTGCTGTTGAAGTCCTCGTTTCCAGGAGCGGTGATCAATTGGAACAAACGTCCTCTACCCCcggcactgccgccgccgccgccaccttatCCTGTGCCTGCTGGTCCAGCTCCAAGGCAACTCAAGTTCTCCAACAACTTTACGTTTGACCAATTGATTGATACGAGTG GATACTTGGGTGACTGTTAG
- the LOC123123645 gene encoding uncharacterized protein isoform X1, which produces MLCLGSGGGDRSQAYGGGRGAPTGGRRGGRKRTAFVWPSASPWPHTGADQHGVVFPWPAPIWPPLAHPCGPAPGAFPASSPARPPPASAPPTPVPSSATIGKELEERPFPFVLPAAEKAPAVAPVSRKQLARPARLGAGTVAMIRPNRRRRAGGRGAPTGFPPGPSAPPWPHEGVYQHGIVLPGTAATMRANHRRRARGRGGGRVPTDFLWPPPGESAPPWTHEGACQHGVVFTGPALTPSARAYAYAPSSTPSPAVASSQAGLPAAEKTPKVDTALVSKKGPAHLSRPGARNVGANRLLINVGYNMLPCYAPWPKITQADVRKYMIVFIKVDRDGDGKITPEEARNLFLSWRLPREILRKVWDLSDQDKDGMLSFKEFCFAVYLMERFREQRPLPDVLPDGIWAEGISLPSTGQFAENPSGLAPHPSAGVTSRAMQGPHPGMPPSSVKQQHRRPLHFDDDTMQTEPQKPKVPALEKHLVGQLSKEEGNALEAKFKEASDADKKVQELEKEILDSWDKTDYHRTKMQELILYKSRCDNRFNEVSESMSADKREVSINRESKSRPVDMQEFQSITNNHCYTSQPVREVSMSSSSPSSSRMIGISKIQVIVYIGNFSPFPMQFEDNSTIEHIVCAAFQKQNINKFDAIIRVNSRNAYLQDTLSYLNINNDKECSLYIGPRLRGGQPPSSSKCPVPPSTELFIKYLSRLGDELFDVVLLPSDPDIDFVGMVPYFVSLGLQGIEIAKMLFELLESYHERQKCVSRFILANLDYDSTSKKLLFRGGVRIVDFDHNNYCENMFDAGTVLSEIFRFDELKLLAGYSGIRIPPGTANNNGKIPKLVQLLIHDLQTGIRVFPGAGMSKRARAYFRCHVGVMTPAARLAFWLTSELHFEYMGGEQVLDGFIGELRVPDWSTYAIRSPAMMTVYLWRNYNTSSMGCQLSCSRNFLSHARENLGALMSEKQAEAYLNIVFEWLLYYLLLKSSFPGAVINWNKRPLPPALPPPPPPYPVPAGPAPRQLKFSNNFTFDQLIDTSGYLGDC; this is translated from the exons ATGCTCTGCCTCGGGAGCGGCGGCGGAGACCGGAGCCAGGCGTACGGCGGCGGGCGGGGGGCGCCGACGGGAGGACGCCGAGGCGGGCGGAAGCGCACCGCCTTCGTGTGGCCGTCAGCATCACCGTGGCCTCACACGGGCGCGGACCAGCATGGGGTCGTCTTCCCCTGGCCCGCGCCGATTTGGCCGCCCCTGGCGCACCCCTGCGGGCCTGCTCCGGGCGCATTCCCCGCGTCCTCACCGGCCCGCCCACCCCCCGCTTCCGCTCCACCAACTCCGGTGCCGTCGTCCGCGACTATCGGTAAGGAGCTCGAGGAGAGACCGTTCCCCTTCGTCTTGCCTGCGGCGGAGAAGGCGCCCGCGGTCGCGCCGGTTTCCAGGAAGCAGCTCGCCCGACCTGCCCGTCTCGGGGCCGGGACCGTCGCGATGATCCGCCCGAATCGCAGGCGCCGGGCGGGAGGGCGCGGCGCGCCCACCGGCTTCCCTCCGGGCCCGTCGGCACCGCCATGGCCTCACGAGGGCGTGTACCAGCACGGCATCGTCTTACCCGGGACCGCCGCGACGATGCGCGCGAACCACCGGCGCCGGGCGAGAGGACGCGGAGGTGGCCGCGTGCCCACCGACTTCCTGTGGCCGCCTCCAGGCGAGTCGGCACCGCCGTGGACACACGAGGGCGCGTGCCAGCATGGTGTCGTCTTCACCGGGCCCGCGCTGACTCCGTCGGCCCGGGCGTACGCCTACGCGCCCTCTTCTACGCCCTCGCCAGCGGTCGCGTCGTCGCAGGCGGGCCTGCCCGCGGCGGAGAAGACGCCCAAGGTTGACACCGCGCTGGTCTCCAAGAAGGGCCCTGCCCACCTCTCGCGTCCCGGGGCCAGGAACGTCGGCGCGAACCGCTTGCTCATCAACGTCGGCTACAACATGTTACCCTGCTAT GCCCCATGGCCCAAGATCACTCAAGCAGATGTCAGGAAATATATGATTGTGTTTATTAAGGTCGACAGAGATGGAGATGGGAAGATTACTCCTGAAGAGGCAAGGAATTTGTTTTTAAGTTGGCGGTTGCCAAGAG AGATCTTAAGGAAGGTGTGGGATTTATCCGACCAGGATAAGGATGGGATGCTGTCCTTCAAGGAATTTTGTTTTGCTGTGTACTTAATGGAGAGGTTCCGAGAGCAGCGACCACTTCCTGATGTATTACCAGATGGTATTTGGGCGGAGGGAATTTCACTACCCTCTACTGGCCAGTTTGCAGAAAACCCTAGTGGCCTGGCTCCCCATCCAAGTGCTG GGGTTACAAGTAGAGCAATGCAAGGACCACATCCTGGAATGCCTCCTTCATCTGTGAAGCAACAACATCGAAGGCCTCTTCATTTTGATGATGATACTATGCAAACTGAACCACAAAAACCTAAGGTCCCAGCATTGGAGAAACATTTGGTTGGCCAGCTTAGCAAAGAGGAAGGAAATGCACTTGAAGCGAAGTTCAAGGAAGCTTCAGATGCCGATAAAAAG GTTCAAGAGTTGGAAAAGGAAATACTGGATTCCTGGGATAAGACTGATTACCATCGCACCAAGATGCAGGAGCTT ATTCTCTACAAGAGTAGGTgtgataacaggtttaatgaagtCTCAGAAAGTATGTCTGCTGATAAGCGTGAG GTTTCTATTAACAGAGAATCAAAATCAAGGCCTGTAGACATGCAAGAGTTTCAGTCCATTACCAACAATCATTGCTATAC CAGCCAGCCTGTTAGAGAGGTGTCAATGTCGTCATCCTCACCATCCTCTAGCAGGATGATTGGGATCTCAAAAATTCAG GTTATTGTATATATTGGCAACTTTAGCCCGTTCCCGATGCAATTTGAAGACAATTCTACAATTGAGCACATTGTGTGTGCAGCTTTTCAAAAACAAAATATCAACAAATTTGATGCAATCATCCGAGTGAATAGCCGCAATGCTTATCTTCAGGATACATTGTCTTATTTGAACATTAATAACGACAAAGAGTGTAGTCTCTATATCGGTCCTCGGCTACGGGGAGGTCAACCTCCTTCAAG CTCTAAATGCCCTGTCCCTCCAAGTACTGAGTTATTCATCAAATATTTATCAAGGCTTGGGGATGAACTATTCGACGTGGTACTTCTTCCATCAGATCCAGACATAGACTTTGTCGGTATGGTTCCATATTTTGTTTCTCTGGGATTACAAGGTATTGAGATAGCTAAAATGCTTTTTGAGCTTCTTGAAAGTTACCATGAGAGACAGAAGTGTGTTTCACGTTTCATCTTGGCAAACCTTGATTATGATAGTACCTCCAAAAAATTACTGTTTAGAGGCGGTGTACGAATAGTGGATTTTGATCACAATAACTACTGCGAGAATATGTTTGATGCTGGCACGGTTTTATCTGAAATATTCCGGTTCGATGAGTTGAAGCTCCTGGCCGGTTATTCTGGAATACGGATACCACCTGGGACTGCTAACAATAATGGCAAGATCCCCAAGCTTGTACAGCTTTTGATTCATGACCTGCAAACTGGAATAAGAGTATTCCCTGGTGCTGGCATGAGCAAGCGTGCAAGGGCTTATTTCCGCTGCCATGTCGGTGTGATGACCCCGGCTGCACGCCTAGCCTTTTGGTTAACATCGGAGTTACACTTTGAATATATGGGCGGTGAGCAAGTTCTGGATGGTTTTATCGGTGAACTCCGTGTACCTGATTGGTCAACATATGCAATCCGTTCACCTGCAATGATGACAGTATATCTTTGGCGGAATTACAACACCTCCTCCATGGGATGCCAATTGTCCTGTTCGCGTAATTTTTTAAGTCATGCTCGAGAAAATTTAGGTGCCCTG aTGTCAGAAAAACAGGCTGAGGCGTACCTGAACATTGTGTTTGAGTGGCTGTTGTACTACCTGCTGTTGAAGTCCTCGTTTCCAGGAGCGGTGATCAATTGGAACAAACGTCCTCTACCCCcggcactgccgccgccgccgccaccttatCCTGTGCCTGCTGGTCCAGCTCCAAGGCAACTCAAGTTCTCCAACAACTTTACGTTTGACCAATTGATTGATACGAGTG GATACTTGGGTGACTGTTAG